Proteins encoded within one genomic window of Bacillus thuringiensis:
- a CDS encoding CFI-box-CTERM domain-containing protein: MVQPNETFDLLSKLLTEKMMRLTPEQKSIRQKYDELYEHVTKQIARKLDASVYEGKTNLMLQLEQLLKRIEFFTRFPKVANTKIVTVYGSAKEAKHFFEQILSPEDVELIRMNTNVPTIIYRDEQMNDIHSLNTLGNMETLEVDDYKEANTDLYKKNVDIRRLIQLYQLATTDTIHNTTFVYLPKFSLKEQEMYSLLHQLGESAIIFIDEKGMWKREVQTLLKYRQVKEIHLLASTTELDEVQQFATQIADCIVVHAYEDDMYEWFETMDTPSYNTAFEELINEHIMMYSTSIEALLQQQNRLIQNMRKDILNTSDEEAAELLRTLSNKLKKDNKDVKNNHETLMQDIQTVMDLAKQLDSLIRSQTNVKHSMVTKTTPYITKHMVSLILSLIDNDDLTNARRYIVNLEKLGFCYIRAFDIYIKSIKGSAISAAELDYIKRNGLQQEISRIQLKLWTQLQMDLDILHNLQDLYGKSYDPNVLYELGLAYECTNEVKKAQDYYWRAANLGQFEAAKRLINYVDKNNIRDMEKLADLMIPEANYYVGMYYLHKDRGYKKAVAALKMAAAYEHMGAIKELSKLEYINYVKVRKKDADKAANMLDSLIFLHQYLLDNGEGDEDISERLGKLFYWNKYFRKAEPLLERCNTAEAQFLCGKIYQYGNDYAQDLPKAKIFFERAKELGHPYANNEYRKVEGWIQSNQSKERYSATRSYASTSYTSSSSSSSKKGCFLTTATCVALDKPDNCEEIMAYKAYRDNNLAKDGDGEQLIIEYYRIAPLLVETIDAKPNAKEIYVYLYNKYIKVGYAYLQQKDMRQAKKTYIDMVRELCEKYDIEPLIKDEEIQL; the protein is encoded by the coding sequence ATGGTTCAACCAAACGAAACATTCGATTTACTTTCTAAATTGTTAACAGAGAAAATGATGAGACTCACGCCGGAACAAAAAAGTATTCGTCAAAAATATGATGAATTGTATGAGCATGTAACGAAACAAATAGCACGTAAGTTAGATGCCAGTGTATATGAGGGGAAAACGAATTTAATGCTACAGCTTGAGCAATTATTAAAACGCATTGAATTTTTTACACGATTCCCTAAGGTCGCGAATACGAAGATTGTGACAGTGTATGGTTCTGCGAAAGAAGCTAAACATTTTTTTGAGCAAATACTTTCACCGGAAGATGTAGAGTTAATTCGCATGAATACAAATGTACCGACAATTATTTACCGTGACGAACAAATGAATGATATTCATTCTTTAAATACATTAGGTAACATGGAAACACTTGAAGTTGATGATTACAAAGAAGCTAATACTGATTTGTATAAAAAAAATGTGGATATTCGACGTCTAATTCAACTGTATCAATTGGCTACAACGGATACAATTCATAATACGACATTTGTATATTTACCTAAATTTAGTTTGAAAGAACAAGAGATGTACAGTTTACTACATCAATTAGGAGAAAGTGCCATTATCTTTATTGATGAAAAAGGTATGTGGAAGCGTGAAGTACAAACGTTACTAAAGTATAGACAGGTAAAAGAGATACATTTGCTGGCTTCGACTACAGAGTTAGATGAAGTACAGCAATTTGCTACGCAAATAGCAGATTGTATCGTAGTGCATGCATATGAAGACGATATGTACGAGTGGTTTGAAACAATGGATACGCCAAGTTATAATACGGCATTTGAAGAATTGATAAATGAACACATTATGATGTATTCGACATCCATTGAAGCGTTGTTACAGCAACAGAATCGATTGATTCAAAATATGAGGAAGGATATATTAAATACCTCGGATGAGGAAGCGGCAGAACTTTTGCGTACACTTAGTAATAAGCTGAAAAAAGACAATAAAGATGTGAAAAATAACCATGAAACGTTAATGCAAGATATACAAACAGTGATGGATCTTGCAAAACAGCTGGATAGTTTAATCCGCTCGCAAACAAATGTAAAACATTCAATGGTTACAAAAACAACACCATATATTACAAAACATATGGTCAGTCTTATTTTGTCTTTGATTGATAATGATGATTTAACCAATGCCCGTAGATATATTGTTAATCTGGAAAAATTAGGTTTTTGTTATATACGTGCGTTCGATATTTATATTAAATCAATAAAAGGTTCGGCAATTTCTGCAGCTGAATTAGATTATATAAAGAGAAATGGACTGCAACAAGAGATTAGCCGTATTCAACTAAAATTATGGACACAGTTGCAAATGGATTTAGATATACTGCATAATTTACAAGATTTATATGGTAAATCATACGATCCTAATGTGTTATATGAACTAGGCTTAGCCTATGAATGCACGAACGAAGTGAAAAAAGCACAAGATTATTATTGGCGTGCAGCAAACTTAGGACAATTTGAAGCAGCGAAACGTTTAATTAATTATGTAGATAAGAATAATATACGTGATATGGAGAAGCTGGCCGATTTAATGATTCCAGAAGCAAATTATTATGTCGGCATGTATTACTTACATAAAGATCGAGGATATAAAAAAGCAGTAGCTGCACTTAAAATGGCAGCGGCTTATGAACATATGGGGGCTATTAAAGAATTATCGAAACTCGAATATATTAATTATGTAAAGGTACGTAAAAAAGATGCAGATAAAGCTGCTAATATGTTAGATTCTCTAATCTTTCTTCATCAATATTTACTGGATAACGGTGAGGGGGATGAGGATATAAGTGAACGTTTAGGGAAACTTTTTTATTGGAATAAGTATTTCCGTAAAGCTGAACCGCTTTTAGAAAGATGTAATACTGCTGAAGCACAATTTCTCTGCGGCAAAATTTATCAATACGGGAACGACTATGCACAAGATTTACCTAAAGCAAAAATATTCTTTGAAAGAGCAAAAGAATTAGGACACCCATATGCTAATAATGAATACCGTAAAGTTGAAGGCTGGATTCAATCTAATCAATCAAAAGAGCGATATTCGGCAACTCGAAGTTATGCTTCAACTTCTTATACTTCATCTAGTAGCTCAAGCTCGAAAAAAGGATGTTTTTTAACAACAGCTACATGTGTGGCACTTGATAAGCCTGATAACTGTGAAGAAATTATGGCTTATAAAGCGTATCGAGATAATAACTTAGCTAAAGATGGAGATGGTGAACAGCTTATTATCGAATATTACCGTATTGCTCCGTTACTTGTGGAAACAATTGATGCTAAGCCAAACGCAAAAGAAATATATGTATATTTGTATAATAAATATATAAAAGTAGGGTATGCTTATTTACAGCAAAAAGATATGCGTCAGGCTAAGAAAACGTACATTGATATGGTGAGAGAACTTTGTGAGAAGTATGATATTGAGCCATTAATTAAGGATGAGGAAATACAATTGTAG